The following are encoded together in the Drosophila takahashii strain IR98-3 E-12201 chromosome X, DtakHiC1v2, whole genome shotgun sequence genome:
- the LOC108067563 gene encoding 9,11-endoperoxide prostaglandin H2 reductase-like yields MKLAPTVKLNNGYEMPVLGLGTYNSKDNEGEAAVKHAIDVGYRHIDTAFLDTYKAMEKLVKLGLVRSIGVSNFNSEQLALVLANCEITPVTNQVECSPALNQKALTAFYKENGVTLTGYTPLGKPKPDIQKPDFIYSTEVAVIAKKYGKTAPQIVLRYLVGLGVIPILKSSNTNRISENFDIFDSELTAEEMAVLDGFHTGEGVVPLNLIKGLSHKYYPFAIEF; encoded by the coding sequence ATGAAGCTTGCTCCGACTGTAAAACTGAACAATGGCTACGAAATGCCTGTTTTGGGTCTGGGAACCTACAATTCCAAGGACAATGAAGGCGAGGCCGCCGTAAAGCACGCGATCGATGTGGGCTACCGTCATATAGACACGGCCTTTTTGGATACCTACAAGGCCATGGAAAAGCTGGTGAAACTGGGGCTGGTCCGCAGTATCGGAGTGTCGAACTTCAATAGCGAGCAGCTGGCACTAGTTTTGGCCAACTGCGAGATCACGCCGGTCACCAACCAGGTGGAGTGCTCTCCTGCCCTCAATCAGAAGGCTTTGACTGCCTTTTATAAGGAGAACGGCGTTACTTTGACGGGCTATACGCCTTTGGGAAAGCCGAAGCCCGATATCCAGAAGCCAGACTTTATCTACTCGACGGAGGTGGCCGTTATTGCCAAGAAGTACGGCAAAACTGCCCCGCAGATTGTCCTGCGCTATCTGGTTGGCCTCGGCGTCATCCCCATCCTCAAGTCATCGAATACTAACCGAATTTCCGAAAACTTTGATATCTTCGATTCTGAACTGACCGCCGAGGAAATGGCTGTTCTCGATGGCTTTCACACTGGCGAGGGTGTTGTTCCATTGAACTTGATCAAGGGCCTTAGCCACAAGTATTATCCGTTTGCAATTGAGTTCTAA